DNA sequence from the Caulobacter segnis genome:
ATCGCCACCGGCCGCGCCGGCTTCTACAAGCACGAGCGCGAGGACCTGCTCTTGATGCGCTTCGCCGAGGGAACCTCGGCGGCGGGCGTCTTCACCCGCCACGGCGTCGGCTCGGCCCCGGTCGACTGGTGCAAGCGCCAGCTGGCCGCCAGCGGCGGCGCGGATGTCCGCGCCCTGGTGGTCAACGCCGGCTGCGCCAACAGCTTCACCGGCAAGCCGGGCGCCGACGCGGTGCGCCGCGTGGCCACGGCCGTGGGCAAGCGCCTGGACTGCCGCCAGCGCGACGTGATGATGGCCTCGACCGGCGTCATCGGCGTCATCCTGGACGACAGCAAGATCACCGCCCGCCTGCCCGAGGTCGAGGCGCGCCTGACCGCCGACGCCTGGGCCCAGGCCGGCCGGGCGATCATGACCACCGACACCTTCCCCAAGGGGGCCTACGCCACGGCCCTGATCGACGGCGTGGAAGTGAAGATCGCCGGCATCGCCAAGGGCTCGGGCATGATCGCGCCCGACATGGCCACCATGCTGGCCTTCGTGGCCACCGACGCGGCCATCGCTCCGGCGGCGCTGCAGACCCTGGTCAGCCTCTACACCCGCACCACCTTCAACTGCGTGACGGTGGACGGCGACCGCTCGACCAATGACACCCTGCTGCTGTTCGCCACCGGCCAGTCGGGCGCGCCCAAGATCAGCCGTCCGGGCGACAAGCGTCTGGCCGACTTCCGGGAGAAGCTGGAAGGCGTGCTGCTGGACC
Encoded proteins:
- the argJ gene encoding bifunctional glutamate N-acetyltransferase/amino-acid acetyltransferase ArgJ, with product MTKTPKASGKKTAAKAPEVASASATSNPVAAAGAAIERALVDPLTSALKRAGLRRAQKSASEGSPGVAAPAKPAPAGAGKPGLAISPLAVPFPLIPPIPGVEIATGRAGFYKHEREDLLLMRFAEGTSAAGVFTRHGVGSAPVDWCKRQLAASGGADVRALVVNAGCANSFTGKPGADAVRRVATAVGKRLDCRQRDVMMASTGVIGVILDDSKITARLPEVEARLTADAWAQAGRAIMTTDTFPKGAYATALIDGVEVKIAGIAKGSGMIAPDMATMLAFVATDAAIAPAALQTLVSLYTRTTFNCVTVDGDRSTNDTLLLFATGQSGAPKISRPGDKRLADFREKLEGVLLDLALQLVKDGEGATKFVKITVNGAESPASARKIARTIAESPLVKTAFAGEDANWGRIVMAVGRADEPVAREKISVKFGDLYAARDGLISAEYDEAKMSAYVKNQEFEVSVDVGVGRGSATVWTCDLTKQYVAINGDYRS